A region of the Candidatus Krumholzibacteriia bacterium genome:
ATCCGTTCCTGGTCGCGCTGTTCGGTGACGTCGCGCAGCACGGCGCCCAGGGCGGGCCGTCCGTCGGCGGCAATGGGAAGGCGCGCACAGCGCAGCTCGACCGAACGTTCGATCCCACCGATCGAGACCGACAGGTCCTCGTCGATCACGCCGTCGGTCGTGAGCATGCGCTCGACGGTGTCCCGTGGGACCCCCATCACCGACAGGATCTTCGTCAGCGGGCGCTCGCGCAGGATGTCCGGGTCGAGGTCGAGCATCCGGCAGATGCCCTCGTTGAAGACCTCGGCACGGCCGGTGCCGTCCATGACCACGAGCGCGTCGTTCAACTGGTCAGTGAGCGAGCGCATCCGCTGGAAGCGGGAGACCATCCGGCGCTGGCGTCGGCCGGTACGCACCAGACGCTGGATCCGCGCGTCGATCTCGTCGCTACGGACACCCGCGTCGATCACGTCGTCCGCGCCGGCCCGCCAGGCGCAGGTGCGGAGCCAGCGCTCACGATCGGGAAGCAGGACGGCGATGGGCACCCAGCCCGTGGGACCGCGCTCGTGCAGGCGCTCGATGACGGCCAGGTCGTCCTCGTCGACGCCCGTACCGGGGTCCAGGACGAGCAGGTCGATGTCGAGTTCGAGCAGGTCACGGAGGGCCGCGCCGATCCCCGACACCGAGTGCACGCGGTGGCCCAGTTCCTCCAGACGAGCACAGAACTCCACGTCCGAGCGGCCGTCGCCGCTCAGGACGAGGATGTGGGCATAGAGATGGTCCTGCATGGCCAGTCCCCGGTTCGAACCCACCACGGGCTCTCAGGGGGAAGGATCGGCCACCCGACGGGAAGACTTGAGTGCTGACCGGATCGCTAGGGAGCGAGGCGCCGCTCGACGTAGCGTTCGAGGTTGTGCAGGCTCTCGGCGTCGATCGTCGTGAAGAACACCGCCACCTCGTAGGTGTCCACCGTTTCCGACGGCAGGTCGGGCTGGACCCGGGCGACGATCCCCTCGCACTCCACCGGCTTCGTCTCGCCCTCGTCGTGCTCGACGTCGAAGCTCATGGCGAGCTTGGTCATGGGCTCGATGTAGGTGGGAGTCCGGAAGTACACGCCGGTCGAACTGACGTTGATCGTCTCGATGTCGCCCCCACCCTGGGGCAGATCGAGGTGCAGGTTCATGGCCAGCGTGGCGTCGACGCGCTGCGCGCGCCGTCGTTCCTGCTTCACCGCGTCGCTCATGCGTCGCCCTCCTGCGTTCGCTCCGGCGGAACGGCCCGCGTCGCCGCGGGTCCGTCGGACCGGGGGCGCAGGTCGCCCACCCAGGTCCGTCCGTTCGCCACGTCCACATATTCAAGCAAGACGCGGACCCTTTGTCCAAGGCGAAACCGGCGACCCGTCCGCGCACCGACCAGGGCGTGCCCGCGGGGGTCCAGATCGAACCAGTCCTTCCCCAGACGTTCCACCCCCACGAAACCGTCCAGCCCCGTGTCCTCGAGCTCGACGAACAGCCCGCTCGCCAGGATCGACACGATCCGGCCGTCGAGGTGCTCGCCCTCGCGGTGCTTGATCGCATCGGCGGCGCAGATGTCGGCACAGTCCCGCTCGATGCGTTGTGCATCGCGCTCCATCTCGCTGCAATGATCGGCCAGGCGCTCCGCGTCGGCGCGTTCCGACGGACGCGCGAGGCGCGCCACGCTCAGCGTCCGTGCCCGACCGATCGCATCGTACAACCACCCATCGTCACCTCCCGCGTTCACCAGCCGGTGCAACCACCGTTGATTGTGCAGGTCCGGATACCGCCGGATCGGCGAGGTGAAGTGCGTGTACTGCTCGAAGGCCAGTCCGAAGTGGCGGTCCCAACCCGCGCGGTAACGTGCCTTCATCAGCGATCGCAGCGCCAACAGGTGGAACAGCGGCGCCTCCTCCAGCCCCTGCACGCGTTCGAAGAGCTCGGCGTAGTCCGCGCTCTCGACCGGTTCGGACGGAACCCACTGCACGTCGAAGGCCCGCAACAGCTCGATCAGATCGTCGACCTTGCGTTCGTCCGGTTCCTCGTGGATCCGCCACAACAGGGGCAGTTCGGCCGTCCGCAGGACCTCGGCGACGGCACGATTGGCCTCGAGCATGAACTCCTCGATCAGCCAGTGACTGCGCAGGGTGGGCCGCAGGTGGACCTCGTCGACGTGCCCGTTGTCGGCGAAGCGGAATTCGCGCTCGGGTCGCTGCACGAACAGGCTCCCGAGCTCCCGCCGCCGCTGCCGCAGCGTGGTGGCCAGCCCGTTCATGGATCGGACGTCGGCTGCGAGACGCTGCAGGTCGCACCCGTCCTCGATCCGATCGGCCGGTGGGACGAAATCGTCGTCGTCGAGCATCGCCTCGGCGTGCTCGTAGGCCAGGCTCGCACGGCTGCGGATCCGGGCCAGGCCGAGTTCGACCTTCCGGCGGACGCCCGCGCGGTCGTAGTGCAGGAGAACCGACACCACGTCTCGCTCCACGCCGTGGTGCAACGAGCACGCCCCGGAGCTCAGGGCCTCGGGCAGCATGGGCAGGACGCGCCCGGGCGGATAGACGCTGGTCGCACGCTCGCGGGCCTCGTCGTCGAGACGGGTCTCGACGGGGACGTAGGCCGCCACGTCGGCGATGTGCACCCCGAGCACGAAGCCACTCTCGGTCTCCTCGACCGAGACCGCGTCGTCGTGATCCTTCGCGTCGA
Encoded here:
- a CDS encoding PilZ domain-containing protein, which encodes MSDAVKQERRRAQRVDATLAMNLHLDLPQGGGDIETINVSSTGVYFRTPTYIEPMTKLAMSFDVEHDEGETKPVECEGIVARVQPDLPSETVDTYEVAVFFTTIDAESLHNLERYVERRLAP
- a CDS encoding RNB domain-containing ribonuclease, with the protein product MSGRRRRSRRSAGDLRAEILELFAAEPDRGFKVKEIQRALGVPHSRYRELRSEVVELARAGRIGTLPRRRYGSLAVARFLEGTVEGVGQRATHVRMGGGERLPLVPTAQEEVVPGDTVRIRRVREGRERLAAVDRVLRAAPRRVFGTLQRIGDHWVLSPEAPIPGLRGGCFVDDEAATAFDTDDDRSLAQGRLPAYDPARERPRVVEVEVLGPETHPQAAMSLRIARAGWPRGFGAEAEEQALAPIDRTESRRSLVDTFAFTVDPIDAKDHDDAVSVEETESGFVLGVHIADVAAYVPVETRLDDEARERATSVYPPGRVLPMLPEALSSGACSLHHGVERDVVSVLLHYDRAGVRRKVELGLARIRSRASLAYEHAEAMLDDDDFVPPADRIEDGCDLQRLAADVRSMNGLATTLRQRRRELGSLFVQRPEREFRFADNGHVDEVHLRPTLRSHWLIEEFMLEANRAVAEVLRTAELPLLWRIHEEPDERKVDDLIELLRAFDVQWVPSEPVESADYAELFERVQGLEEAPLFHLLALRSLMKARYRAGWDRHFGLAFEQYTHFTSPIRRYPDLHNQRWLHRLVNAGGDDGWLYDAIGRARTLSVARLARPSERADAERLADHCSEMERDAQRIERDCADICAADAIKHREGEHLDGRIVSILASGLFVELEDTGLDGFVGVERLGKDWFDLDPRGHALVGARTGRRFRLGQRVRVLLEYVDVANGRTWVGDLRPRSDGPAATRAVPPERTQEGDA
- a CDS encoding ATP-binding protein; translation: MGSNRGLAMQDHLYAHILVLSGDGRSDVEFCARLEELGHRVHSVSGIGAALRDLLELDIDLLVLDPGTGVDEDDLAVIERLHERGPTGWVPIAVLLPDRERWLRTCAWRAGADDVIDAGVRSDEIDARIQRLVRTGRRQRRMVSRFQRMRSLTDQLNDALVVMDGTGRAEVFNEGICRMLDLDPDILRERPLTKILSVMGVPRDTVERMLTTDGVIDEDLSVSIGGIERSVELRCARLPIAADGRPALGAVLRDVTEQRDQERIQADFHSMIAHDLRSPISVIQGYLQLLDGDDPGVPLDEIVDRIKEKVEDVSRLLHDFLDFSMLDAGFLRLEPAPLDLSALLSEMERDVEMLARDRDVDVAIEIDPDAAGVEVEGDAHRLRQVLQNLVSNALKYGGDNGDVEIRASANARGVRVSVRDHGPGIPPEDEELIFERYQRARRDRGDGKGIGLGLMIVRRIVEGHGGTVGVESAPGDGATFWFEIPPVGVQGRVATVIPTY